A window of Elgaria multicarinata webbii isolate HBS135686 ecotype San Diego chromosome 2, rElgMul1.1.pri, whole genome shotgun sequence contains these coding sequences:
- the INS gene encoding insulin — translation MTLWIRSLPLLALLAVSVPPATDAVPNQHLCGSHLVEALYFVCGERGFYYSPKTRRNIEQPLVNGPMQNEVEALPFQPQDFQKRGIVQQCCENTCSLYDLENYCN, via the exons ATGACCCTCTGGATCAGATCGCTGCCTCTCCTCGCGCTGCTTGCTGTTTCAGTTCCTCCTGCCACCGACGCTGTTCCCAATCAGCATCTCTGTGGCTCTCATCTAGTGGAGGCACTCTATTTTGTATGTGGAGAACGGGGCTTCTACTACTCTCCCAAAACACGGCGGAACATTGAACAGCCCCTAG TGAACGGGCCTATGCAGAATGAAGTGGAAGCACTGCCATTCCAACCACAGGACTTTCAGAAGAGAGGAATTGTGCAACAATGCTGTGAAAACACCTGCTCCCTCTACGATCTAGAGAACTACTGCAACTAG